A segment of the Sanyastnella coralliicola genome:
GCCTGAGGCAGGTCATGGATATGAATCACATCAGGATTACAATCAGAAATAGCACGTCTGATAGCTTTTGTCATACTTCGATCATATCCGAGAAAACGAATCCAGAGGTCTCTAAGAGTTTTCGAAATCTTAGATGAACTTGGTCCGTAAGCAAGCCTAGTCACGCGAGAGTCAATTGCAGCCGAGCTATCCTCGGAGCATAGAAGTGCCACATGAAAGTTTTGATGAAGGGCTTCAATCTCTTTACGGACTCGTATATCTTCTGGATACTTAGCGTCCAATACCATCAATATCGTCCTCATCAGCTTTTCTCCATTAAGTCAGCCGTTATACTTCGCCTATCAAATGCACTCGGATCCCCTACTTTGCTGAGGCTAATACCATTTCTCAATCCTTCTTCATCATTGTATTCGATCACCTTTCCCGCATTCGCCCTTCCCAAAATCTCAGCCAAATCCCCGTCCTCAGGTCCAATGGCTAAAATAGGTCGTCCGGAAGCGAGGTACTCAAATACCTTTCCGGTCACGATACCTCGAGCATTTTTGGTCTGATTAACCACCAGAAGTAACAGGTGGCTTTTGCGCTGTTCGGTAATGACCTCGCTGTGTGGGAGGTAGGGAATGTGTATGAGGTGATCTTTTAAACCATGCTCCTCGATACTTTTCCTCACGCTCACATCGATATTGCCCACCACCTTGATGCGCATCCGCCGATTGAATTCTTCGTCTTCTTGGCAACGGTCAGCGAGTACCTTCCATAGCATGGGTACATTTCTAGCCGGACTAAAAGAGCCGATGTGGGCGATGGTGAAGTGTTCATCCAACGCAACAGGTTCTTGGGTCTCGGTATCTGAAGGGTCGTAACCATTCGGAATGACGCGAATCTTTTCCGCTGAGATAATTTCAGCGAACTCTTCTTTCATTGTTCGTCCGATGACCAAGACTTCATCAGCGGCCTCTAACACTTTTTTTTCTAGACGATGATGTTTTCGATCTGCTGCCTTGGTGAGCATGAGGTCTTCGTAAAAGTCAATGTTCGTCCAAGGATCTCGAAAATCAGCAATCCATTTCGTTTTCACATAGCGTTGCAAGCCCAAGGCAATCATATGCATGCTGTGCGGAGGTCCTGTGCTGATGATAAGGTCAACCGGGTTCTCTTGGAGGTATTGCTTCAGGTATTTCACTGAAGGCTTGATCCAAAACTTTCGAGCATCAGGAATAAAGAAGTTACCCCGCACCCATCGTGAAAGACGTTCCATCACACCGGGCTTCTCCTTATCACTGAGAAACCCTGTATTGATTCGGTCATCCTTCTTCATGCCCACCAAACGCTTGTATATCGAATACGGTTCCGTGATTTTCGTCTTGATGATTTCAGCCTCTTCAGGAATGTCTTTCAACAGCGATTCATCTACACTGGGCATTTCAGGATTCTCTGGTGTATAGATCACTGGTTGCCACCCATGTTCAGGAAGGTACTTGGAGAACTTCAACCAACGCTGCACACCTGAGCCACCTGACGGAGGCCAGTAGTAGGTGATGATGAGAACGCGTTTGAGTGGTTTCATGAGGTAGGAACAAAGAACGGGAAGGAAGAGTGGAGATGCAAAGAAGATTTATTGAACCCCTCTGGGGTACTGGGTTTTCTCTTTGATCTTCAAGAAACAAGGTAGAGTCTCTGTGGAAGATGGAGGGGCTATCTATATGTTCAAGGGTGATTTGTGGCGCCGTTAGGCGCCTCTTTTCTCCTAAAAATGCCATGGTAGGGACGGATGAAATCCGTCCATTTACAAGGCATAAACCAGAAGCCCGTCAAGCCAAAGCGATTGCCAATTAAATTGCAGTTTGAATGAGTATTGCCCTTTCGGTATGCTGATGCCAAATAGACACTTCTCGCAGGAAGACTATAAATAACGCGTTGTGCTATTAACTCCAGGCGTGCTTAATGTGGTTTAGCGGCCTTCCTTTTTCGATGTTAATTTTCTGAAGCACAGCAATTGCCGCTAGTTTTGATGCCATTCGAACCAAAAACCCTCCAAAGGTCTTGGCGTAGTTGAGCTTGATCCTAAATTGATCACAAAGTTGAGCGAACTGTACTTCTATCCGTCTTCGTTTTTTGCCGTTCTCAGGATTTATGGGAATTTTCTCCCTTTGATTCGATTTGTAAGGTACTTCCAGCTTGATCTCGTACTGGGTAAATAAATCGGTCTGAACTTGCTTCGAGATATATCCACGGTCTCCAAGAATGGTTTTGTCTCGACAATATTCTTCAGGTGCTAGATCTTTTAAAAAGTTGATATCGTGAACGTTAGCAGGAGTGACCAGCATATCTTGGAACACCCCGTGCTCGTTGGTTAATAAGTGGAGTCTGTAGCCTATATAATAGCGTTGATCAACGGCAGAAAACCCCTTCCTAGGGGCATTGACCGGGTCTTCTTTGCAGATCCTAAAACTTCGTTCACGGCTATTCTTTACAATTGGACAAGGCATAGAGTCCACGATACTAATATCGGATGAAACGCCCATCGTCATTGACATCCGCTTAGTTAACTCCACAATGAATGGTTGTAACAACCTTCTCCTTCTATTGAACCTACTTCGGTCTATGAGCTCTGGAAATCGACTTTTAAAATCTGTTCGCAACTTACTGAACAACAGGTTTTCGCTGTCGATACATGCAGACTCGGATGATACTGCCAATGCAATCACTTGTAGGTCTGTCATCTTCGAGGGTCTGGGCTTGAAGTTGAAATCTCCTCGCTCATTTACGTCTTCATTGAAAACTTCCTGTGCTATCTCAGGGGTCTTTTCGTACATTGCTCTCAGGTCGTGCATGGGTCTTGTTTTATTGATTTTAGCACCTTTAAGATACTGACCACCAATGAAGTGCACGACCCCTTTTTGCCTTTTTTAATTCACAATTTCAATAGCACAACGCGTTAATGACTATGCTCTGCTTCGCCTTTTTTCATTTCTGCTAATAAGTAATAGGCGTTGTTCCAAGCTACTTTGGTTTCTTTAGGCAAGGGATTCATTAGTTTGACTTCTATCCACCCGTCATCTTTGGTTCCGGTAATTATTTCAATCGGTTCAAATGCCCATTCGGTTTCTCCATTGTCGTTCTCTCTTTTAGCAGTGAAAATGAAATACTTTTCCCCCTCACGAACCACCGCAGCTTCAGGCAAAGCATAGCTCTCAACATCTTCTGTCATTATCCGCCCCCTGATGTACATGCCCGGAATCAGCAAACCTTCCTTATTTTCAATTTCTGCATGAATATGAATGGCTTTCGGGTCTTGCTCAAAGGATTTTCCTACTGCATATATGGTAGCTTCCAACTCTTTATCTGGTAATGATTCTATGGTGAATTTAACTTTTTGCCCTTCTTTTACTTTGTGCATGTCTTTCTCAAATACCATCAAATCAGCATGTATGTGACCGATGTTGACGATTTCAAACATCTCAGTTTGAGGCTGAACATATTGCCCGGTTTTTACTTCTACCAACCTGATATGTCCGCTGATTGGACTTGGAACAGGAACCTGTTCGTAAATCTCTCCCTGTTTTATTTTCTCAAGGCTCAACCCCATTAACTTCAACTGTGCTTCATAGCCTTTAACATTGCCTTTCATGGATTGGTAATCGGCCTGAATTTTTTGAAACTCTTTACCGGAACCCACTTTTTCTTCGTACAGCTTTTT
Coding sequences within it:
- a CDS encoding glycosyltransferase family 4 protein, which translates into the protein MKPLKRVLIITYYWPPSGGSGVQRWLKFSKYLPEHGWQPVIYTPENPEMPSVDESLLKDIPEEAEIIKTKITEPYSIYKRLVGMKKDDRINTGFLSDKEKPGVMERLSRWVRGNFFIPDARKFWIKPSVKYLKQYLQENPVDLIISTGPPHSMHMIALGLQRYVKTKWIADFRDPWTNIDFYEDLMLTKAADRKHHRLEKKVLEAADEVLVIGRTMKEEFAEIISAEKIRVIPNGYDPSDTETQEPVALDEHFTIAHIGSFSPARNVPMLWKVLADRCQEDEEFNRRMRIKVVGNIDVSVRKSIEEHGLKDHLIHIPYLPHSEVITEQRKSHLLLLVVNQTKNARGIVTGKVFEYLASGRPILAIGPEDGDLAEILGRANAGKVIEYNDEEGLRNGISLSKVGDPSAFDRRSITADLMEKS
- a CDS encoding IS982 family transposase, with the translated sequence MHDLRAMYEKTPEIAQEVFNEDVNERGDFNFKPRPSKMTDLQVIALAVSSESACIDSENLLFSKLRTDFKSRFPELIDRSRFNRRRRLLQPFIVELTKRMSMTMGVSSDISIVDSMPCPIVKNSRERSFRICKEDPVNAPRKGFSAVDQRYYIGYRLHLLTNEHGVFQDMLVTPANVHDINFLKDLAPEEYCRDKTILGDRGYISKQVQTDLFTQYEIKLEVPYKSNQREKIPINPENGKKRRRIEVQFAQLCDQFRIKLNYAKTFGGFLVRMASKLAAIAVLQKINIEKGRPLNHIKHAWS
- a CDS encoding efflux RND transporter periplasmic adaptor subunit, which translates into the protein MVNNLSADRQALKRRKLNSKIKTYILLFAASLFLAACGNSGHNEEGHEHKNGKESEHHEHGEGHEEEVHFSEQQFQSLNMKADTLPMRNIVSYIEANGQLEVPPQYEAAVTAIIGANITAIKVIEGDKVNKGQVLAYLSHPDLIKLQTDYSNSWNQLQYLEKEYQRQKKLYEEKVGSGKEFQKIQADYQSMKGNVKGYEAQLKLMGLSLEKIKQGEIYEQVPVPSPISGHIRLVEVKTGQYVQPQTEMFEIVNIGHIHADLMVFEKDMHKVKEGQKVKFTIESLPDKELEATIYAVGKSFEQDPKAIHIHAEIENKEGLLIPGMYIRGRIMTEDVESYALPEAAVVREGEKYFIFTAKRENDNGETEWAFEPIEIITGTKDDGWIEVKLMNPLPKETKVAWNNAYYLLAEMKKGEAEHSH